Proteins found in one Mesorhizobium sp. CAU 1732 genomic segment:
- a CDS encoding MarR family transcriptional regulator — protein sequence MSKSNDSRIADPELPFSTTLTVRDTCMCLHLQRAARSVARRFDEALRPSGLTNGQFSLLMSLNRPEPPLMRDVAELLAMDRTTLTAMLKPLARRGMVQIAPDANDRRGKRLILEKPGRDVLKVALPLWTKTQADIERSFSPEAERLRNQLCQLG from the coding sequence ATGTCAAAGTCGAATGATTCGAGGATCGCGGACCCGGAACTGCCGTTCTCTACCACTCTTACTGTCCGGGACACGTGCATGTGCCTGCACCTTCAGCGTGCGGCACGGTCCGTTGCGCGTCGTTTCGATGAGGCTTTGAGACCTTCGGGTTTGACCAACGGACAGTTCTCGCTCCTGATGTCTCTGAACCGTCCGGAACCTCCCCTCATGCGGGACGTAGCGGAACTGCTTGCCATGGATCGCACCACCTTGACCGCCATGCTGAAGCCCCTCGCGCGACGAGGCATGGTTCAGATAGCGCCCGACGCCAATGATCGCCGGGGCAAGCGGCTCATTCTTGAAAAGCCGGGTCGCGACGTCCTCAAAGTGGCATTGCCACTCTGGACCAAGACACAAGCCGACATCGAGCGGTCTTTCTCGCCTGAGGCTGAAAGGCTGCGCAATCAGCTTTGTCAGCTCGGCTGA
- the ndk gene encoding nucleoside-diphosphate kinase — protein sequence MAIERTFSMIKPDATKRNLTGAVTKMLEDAGLRVVASKRVWMSTREAEGFYAVHKDRPFFGELVEGMTSGPTVVQVLEGENAILKNREIMGATNPANAEEGTIRKVHALSIGENSVHGSDAPETAAQEIRYWFSDTEIVG from the coding sequence ATGGCGATCGAACGCACCTTTTCCATGATCAAGCCGGACGCGACCAAGCGCAATCTCACCGGCGCAGTCACCAAGATGCTCGAAGATGCCGGTCTGCGCGTCGTCGCGTCCAAGCGCGTCTGGATGAGCACGCGCGAGGCCGAGGGCTTTTACGCCGTGCACAAGGATCGTCCGTTCTTCGGTGAACTGGTCGAGGGCATGACGTCCGGCCCGACGGTGGTGCAGGTTCTCGAAGGCGAGAACGCGATCCTCAAGAACCGCGAAATCATGGGTGCGACCAACCCGGCCAATGCCGAGGAGGGAACGATCCGCAAGGTCCACGCACTCTCGATCGGAGAGAACTCGGTTCACGGTTCCGACGCACCGGAAACGGCTGCGCAGGAGATCCGCTACTGGTTTTCCGACACCGAAATCGTCGGCTGA
- a CDS encoding glutathione S-transferase family protein, translated as MSILLYDLVGRDPARPFSPHCWKVAFALAHKGLAYESVPTPFTSVPSIEGGVSKTVPVIRDGDRVVADSFDIALYLEDTYPHRPTLFGGEGGKAMARFIERWTQFNVNAWLVTAAVVDIHDCLAPHDQAYFRTTREKRFGKRLEDVPLGRDERRQAFHANLEPLRSMLSVQPFIGGETPLFADYIVAGAFQWVRVTSTFEPLAEGDPVKAWFERCLDLHDGLARRIPAAA; from the coding sequence ATGTCTATTCTTCTCTATGATCTGGTCGGCCGCGATCCCGCGCGGCCCTTCAGCCCGCATTGCTGGAAGGTTGCCTTCGCGCTCGCGCACAAGGGGCTGGCCTACGAGTCCGTCCCGACACCGTTCACCTCCGTGCCGTCGATCGAAGGCGGTGTTTCGAAAACCGTGCCGGTCATCCGCGATGGGGACAGGGTGGTCGCCGACAGCTTCGACATCGCGCTCTACCTCGAGGACACCTATCCCCATCGCCCGACGCTCTTCGGCGGGGAGGGCGGCAAGGCGATGGCGCGGTTCATCGAGCGATGGACGCAGTTCAACGTCAACGCCTGGCTGGTGACGGCGGCCGTGGTCGATATCCACGACTGCCTTGCTCCGCATGATCAAGCCTATTTCCGCACGACGCGCGAGAAGCGCTTCGGCAAAAGGCTGGAAGACGTGCCGCTTGGCCGCGACGAAAGACGCCAGGCGTTCCATGCCAATCTTGAGCCGCTGAGATCGATGCTGTCCGTGCAGCCCTTCATCGGCGGCGAAACCCCGCTGTTTGCCGACTACATCGTCGCCGGCGCGTTCCAGTGGGTGAGGGTGACCTCGACATTCGAGCCCCTCGCAGAAGGCGACCCCGTCAAGGCGTGGTTCGAGCGCTGTCTCGATCTCCACGATGGCCTCGCGCGGCGGATACCTGCGGCCGCCTGA
- a CDS encoding MoaD/ThiS family protein, translating to MPNETAQTSVPVVVKLTGLLVDLFPGSSRRVEMQVSSVSEMVAELDRLWPGMGDRICDTRPAIRKHMNVFVDGERATLETKLLPGMEVFVLTAISGG from the coding sequence ATGCCGAATGAAACAGCGCAAACATCGGTGCCGGTTGTCGTGAAATTGACCGGCTTGCTGGTGGACTTGTTTCCGGGCTCATCGCGTCGGGTGGAGATGCAGGTCTCGAGCGTATCCGAGATGGTCGCCGAACTCGACAGGCTCTGGCCGGGCATGGGTGACCGCATATGCGACACGCGGCCCGCGATCCGAAAACACATGAACGTCTTCGTCGATGGTGAGCGCGCGACGCTCGAGACGAAGCTCTTGCCAGGAATGGAAGTTTTCGTCCTGACGGCCATTAGCGGTGGCTGA
- a CDS encoding exo-alpha-sialidase has product MAQRVLVLIGTKKGVFIAESDADRSSWDLRGPFCETWPMQHVVGDPDTGTIYGAGGNEWFGPAVWKSTDLGETWTHSSQGLAYDTGKEPVQTVWSLAHRNGRLYAGVQPAGLFYSDDEGETFAHLDGLQKHPTRPDWQPGGAGLILHSLVPDHADKDRIWIGISSAGVFHTADGGVTWEPRNKGTRADYLPEGQNYPEFGQCVHCLVQAPGEPDLLYQQNHCGMYRSEDGGRNWTSIEAGLPSTFGFPAAVHPRDPSTLYLLPLNGDSKGRFVPDAKAAVWRTRDRGATWDDLREGLPQENAFFGVLRQAMATDSLEPAGVYFGTGGGALFASNDEGDNWSCIAEHLPTISSVETLVVSR; this is encoded by the coding sequence ATGGCGCAGCGCGTCCTGGTGCTTATCGGAACCAAGAAGGGCGTCTTCATCGCCGAAAGTGATGCTGATCGCTCGTCATGGGATCTGCGCGGTCCCTTTTGCGAGACGTGGCCCATGCAGCATGTCGTGGGCGACCCGGATACCGGCACGATCTACGGTGCTGGCGGTAATGAGTGGTTCGGCCCCGCCGTCTGGAAATCCACCGATCTCGGCGAAACCTGGACACATTCCAGTCAGGGTCTCGCCTACGATACTGGTAAGGAACCCGTTCAGACAGTCTGGAGCCTCGCGCATCGCAACGGCCGGCTTTATGCGGGCGTGCAGCCGGCGGGTCTGTTCTACAGCGACGACGAGGGCGAGACCTTCGCGCATCTCGACGGCCTTCAAAAACACCCGACGCGACCCGACTGGCAACCGGGCGGCGCCGGGCTCATCCTGCACTCGCTCGTGCCCGACCACGCAGACAAAGACCGCATCTGGATCGGCATTTCGTCGGCTGGCGTGTTCCATACCGCCGATGGCGGCGTCACATGGGAGCCGCGTAACAAGGGAACGCGGGCGGACTATCTGCCGGAAGGGCAGAATTACCCCGAGTTTGGCCAGTGCGTGCATTGCCTTGTGCAGGCGCCGGGCGAGCCCGACCTTCTCTACCAGCAGAACCATTGCGGCATGTATCGCAGCGAAGACGGCGGCAGGAACTGGACGAGCATAGAGGCCGGGCTGCCGTCCACTTTCGGGTTTCCGGCCGCGGTCCATCCGCGCGATCCCTCGACGCTGTATCTCCTGCCGCTCAATGGAGACAGCAAGGGGCGTTTCGTGCCGGACGCCAAGGCTGCGGTGTGGCGCACGCGCGACCGTGGCGCCACGTGGGACGATCTGCGCGAGGGGCTGCCGCAGGAAAACGCCTTTTTCGGCGTGCTCAGGCAGGCGATGGCGACGGACAGTCTGGAGCCGGCGGGCGTCTATTTCGGCACCGGCGGCGGCGCCCTCTTTGCGTCGAATGACGAGGGCGACAACTGGTCTTGCATCGCCGAACACCTGCCGACGATCTCGTCAGTCGAGACGCTGGTCGTGTCGCGATAG
- a CDS encoding DinB family protein, which translates to MQQHFQMFAAYNRWSNARIYEAAGGLSHEELNRDTGAFFRSLTATLNHILVADRIWLKRFTGEGTAPSALDTILHADLASLHVARIAEDQRIVEWIGSLSSKALSGRFTYLTVTDMRTVSQRLAPALAHFFNHQTHHRGQAHTILTSLGAPSVGLDLVAFQRTEEGRAFA; encoded by the coding sequence ATGCAGCAGCATTTTCAGATGTTTGCAGCCTATAACCGTTGGTCCAACGCCCGCATCTACGAGGCAGCGGGCGGGTTGTCGCACGAAGAACTGAACCGCGACACCGGCGCGTTCTTCCGATCGCTGACCGCAACGCTCAACCACATTCTGGTTGCGGACCGAATCTGGCTGAAGCGCTTTACAGGCGAAGGCACGGCCCCATCTGCGCTCGACACGATCCTGCATGCGGATCTCGCGAGCCTTCACGTCGCGCGCATCGCCGAGGATCAGCGCATCGTGGAGTGGATCGGCTCACTCTCATCAAAGGCGCTTTCGGGACGGTTCACCTACCTCACCGTGACGGACATGCGCACGGTGAGCCAGCGGCTGGCACCGGCGCTGGCGCATTTCTTCAACCACCAGACGCACCATCGGGGACAGGCGCATACGATCCTGACCTCGCTTGGCGCGCCCAGTGTCGGATTGGATCTCGTCGCCTTCCAGCGCACGGAGGAAGGCCGCGCCTTTGCGTGA
- a CDS encoding ABC-F family ATP-binding cassette domain-containing protein, producing MLIIDDISLRIAGRLLLDHASLTLPAGSKAGFVGRNGTGKTTLFKAITGDLPTETGSISFPKSTRIGQVAQEAPGTEEPLIDIVLKADTERLALLQESETATDANRIADIQMRLADIDAHSAESRAATILAGLGFDTEAQKRPASSFSGGWRMRVALASVLFAEPDLLLLDEPTNYLDLEGTMWLESYVAKYPHTVLLISHDRDLLNRSVNSIVHLDQMKLTFWRGGYDQFERQREEQLEHQEKARVKQETQRKHMESFVERFRAKASKARQAQSRLKALEKMKPISAVMNDSVRPFSFPEPVKTVASPIVTMQAGAVGYQPGKPILKGLTLRIDEDDRIALLGANGNGKSTFAKLLSGRLKLETGGVTIAPGLKVAIFAQHQLDDLRPEETAVEHVRRLMPDAAEAKVRARVAQMGLSTEKMNTKAKDLSGGEKARLLMGIAAFDGPNLLILDEPTNHLDIDSREALMVALNEYSGAVMLISHDRHLIEATADRLWLVRDGTVAPYDGDLADYRQLVTGSTGDKRERREADKASKAEKRREAAARRQAMEPIAKEVRATEGLMERTRKRIDAIEDELANPALYEKDPSTATRLAKERSDLSNALARQEEKWLDLSAQYEEGIAE from the coding sequence ATGCTTATCATCGACGACATCTCGCTGCGCATCGCAGGCCGCCTGCTTCTGGACCACGCTTCGCTCACGCTGCCTGCGGGATCGAAGGCCGGCTTCGTCGGTCGCAACGGCACCGGCAAGACAACCCTCTTCAAGGCGATCACCGGCGACCTGCCGACCGAGACCGGGTCCATATCGTTTCCCAAGAGCACGCGGATCGGACAGGTCGCGCAGGAAGCGCCCGGCACCGAAGAACCGCTGATAGACATCGTTCTCAAGGCCGACACCGAGCGTTTGGCCCTTCTCCAAGAGTCCGAGACCGCAACGGACGCCAACCGCATCGCCGACATCCAGATGCGGCTCGCCGACATCGACGCGCATTCCGCGGAATCGCGCGCGGCGACGATCCTCGCGGGCCTTGGTTTCGATACCGAAGCGCAGAAGCGCCCGGCCTCGTCCTTTTCAGGCGGCTGGCGCATGCGCGTCGCGCTCGCCTCCGTGCTCTTCGCCGAGCCCGACCTGCTCCTCCTCGACGAACCGACCAACTATCTCGATCTCGAAGGCACGATGTGGCTGGAAAGCTACGTGGCGAAATATCCGCACACGGTGCTGCTGATCAGCCATGATCGCGACCTGCTCAACCGCTCGGTCAATTCGATCGTGCATCTCGACCAGATGAAGCTGACCTTCTGGCGCGGCGGATACGACCAGTTCGAGCGCCAGCGCGAAGAGCAGCTCGAGCACCAGGAAAAGGCGCGCGTCAAGCAGGAGACGCAGCGCAAGCACATGGAAAGCTTCGTCGAGCGTTTCCGCGCCAAGGCCTCGAAGGCGCGCCAGGCGCAGTCTCGCCTCAAGGCGCTGGAAAAGATGAAGCCGATTTCGGCGGTGATGAACGACAGCGTGCGGCCGTTCTCGTTTCCCGAGCCAGTCAAGACGGTCGCCTCCCCGATCGTCACCATGCAGGCTGGCGCGGTCGGCTATCAGCCGGGCAAGCCGATCCTGAAGGGGCTGACGCTGCGCATCGACGAGGACGACCGCATCGCCCTTCTCGGCGCCAACGGCAACGGCAAATCGACCTTCGCCAAACTCCTGTCGGGCCGGCTGAAGCTGGAAACCGGCGGCGTCACCATCGCGCCGGGGCTGAAAGTCGCGATCTTCGCGCAGCATCAGCTCGATGATCTGCGCCCCGAGGAAACCGCCGTCGAGCATGTCCGCCGCCTGATGCCGGATGCCGCCGAAGCCAAGGTGCGGGCGCGCGTCGCGCAGATGGGTCTCTCGACCGAGAAGATGAACACCAAGGCGAAGGATTTGTCGGGTGGCGAGAAGGCGCGCCTCCTGATGGGCATCGCGGCGTTCGACGGGCCGAACCTGCTCATTCTCGACGAGCCGACCAACCATCTCGACATCGACAGCCGCGAAGCGCTGATGGTCGCGCTGAACGAGTATTCCGGCGCCGTCATGCTGATCAGCCATGACCGCCACCTCATCGAGGCGACGGCCGACCGGCTGTGGCTGGTTCGCGACGGGACGGTTGCGCCTTATGACGGCGACCTCGCCGACTATCGCCAACTGGTCACCGGAAGCACCGGCGACAAGCGCGAGCGCCGCGAGGCGGACAAGGCGTCCAAGGCGGAAAAGCGCCGCGAGGCCGCCGCCCGGCGGCAGGCGATGGAGCCCATCGCCAAAGAAGTTCGTGCGACCGAGGGCCTGATGGAGCGCACGCGCAAACGTATCGATGCGATCGAGGACGAACTTGCCAATCCGGCGCTGTACGAAAAGGACCCGTCGACGGCGACGAGACTTGCCAAGGAGCGCTCCGATCTTTCCAAT